The Vibrio ishigakensis genome has a window encoding:
- a CDS encoding glycine C-acetyltransferase, with product MSSAFYNQIQQQIEDVKAEGLYKSERVITSQQQASVSISTGEDVLNFCANNYLGLANHPELIKAAQQGMDQYGFGMASVRFICGTQDIHKELEQKLSNFLGMEDTILYTSCFDANAGLFETILGKEDAIISDALNHASIIDGVRLCKAMRFRYANNDMAQLEEQLIAATEAGARHKLIVTDGVFSMDGVVANLPAICDLADKYDALVMVDDSHAVGFMGETGAGTHDYHNVMDRIDIITGTLGKAMGGASGGYTSGKKEVIDWLRQRSRPYLFSNSVAPAIVSASLKVLDLLQQSGDLRAKLWENSAHFRTRMEAAGFTMGGADHAIIPIMLGDAKVAAEFAERALAKGIYVIGFSFPVVPKGQARIRTQMSAAHSREQLDRAIDAFIEVGRDMGLIK from the coding sequence ATGTCTTCTGCGTTTTATAACCAAATTCAACAACAAATCGAAGATGTAAAAGCTGAAGGTTTGTATAAGTCTGAGCGTGTTATCACCTCACAGCAACAAGCTTCTGTTTCAATCTCAACTGGCGAAGATGTTCTAAACTTCTGTGCAAACAACTACTTAGGTCTTGCTAACCACCCTGAGCTAATCAAAGCAGCTCAACAAGGTATGGACCAATACGGTTTCGGTATGGCTTCTGTACGCTTTATCTGCGGTACTCAAGACATCCACAAAGAGCTTGAGCAAAAGCTTTCTAACTTCCTAGGTATGGAAGACACCATCCTTTACACCTCTTGCTTCGATGCGAACGCAGGTCTTTTCGAAACCATCCTTGGTAAAGAAGACGCGATCATCTCTGATGCACTAAACCACGCTTCGATCATCGACGGTGTTCGTCTATGTAAAGCAATGCGTTTCCGCTACGCGAACAACGACATGGCTCAGCTTGAAGAGCAACTTATCGCAGCGACTGAAGCTGGTGCTCGCCACAAGCTAATCGTTACTGACGGTGTATTCTCAATGGACGGTGTGGTTGCAAACCTACCAGCTATCTGTGACCTTGCTGACAAGTATGACGCGCTAGTAATGGTTGATGACTCTCACGCAGTTGGCTTCATGGGTGAAACGGGTGCAGGTACACACGATTACCACAATGTGATGGATCGTATCGACATCATCACAGGTACTCTAGGTAAAGCTATGGGTGGCGCTTCAGGCGGTTACACCTCTGGTAAGAAAGAAGTGATCGACTGGCTACGTCAGCGTTCTCGTCCATACCTATTCTCTAACTCTGTTGCTCCAGCAATCGTTTCTGCATCTCTAAAGGTTCTAGATCTTCTACAACAAAGTGGTGATCTTCGTGCCAAGCTTTGGGAAAACTCTGCACACTTCCGTACTCGTATGGAAGCGGCTGGTTTCACCATGGGCGGTGCTGACCACGCTATCATTCCAATCATGTTGGGTGATGCTAAGGTTGCAGCTGAATTTGCTGAGCGCGCGCTAGCAAAAGGCATCTACGTAATCGGCTTCTCTTTCCCAGTAGTACCGAAAGGTCAAGCTCGTATCCGTACGCAAATGTCTGCAGCGCATTCTCGTGAACAACTAGACCGTGCAATCGATGCATTCATCGAAGTAGGTCGTGACATGGGACTGATCAAATAA
- the tdh gene encoding L-threonine 3-dehydrogenase yields MKIKALSKLKPEEGIWMNEVDMPEMGHNDILIKIKKTAICGTDVHIYNWDEWSQNTIPVPMVVGHEYVGEVVAIGQEVRGFEIGDRVSGEGHITCGHCRNCRGGRTHLCRNTIGVGVNRTGSFSEYLVIPAFNAFKIPEGISDELASIFDPFGNAVHTALSFDLVGEDVLITGAGPIGIMAAAVAKHVGARHVVITDVNEYRLDLARQMGVTRAVNVAKEDLKDVMAELGMTEGFDVGLEMSGVKSAFNTMLETMNHGGRLALLGIPPSDMGIDWNQVIFKGLVIKGIYGREMFETWYKMASLIQSGLDISPIITHHYKVDDFQEGFDVMRSGQSGKVILDWE; encoded by the coding sequence ATGAAAATCAAAGCTCTATCAAAACTGAAGCCTGAAGAAGGCATCTGGATGAACGAAGTCGATATGCCTGAAATGGGTCATAACGACATCCTAATTAAGATCAAGAAGACCGCTATCTGTGGTACTGACGTTCATATCTACAACTGGGACGAATGGTCACAAAACACCATTCCTGTACCTATGGTTGTAGGCCACGAATATGTGGGTGAAGTGGTTGCTATCGGTCAAGAAGTACGTGGCTTTGAGATTGGCGATCGCGTATCTGGCGAAGGTCATATCACATGTGGTCACTGCCGCAACTGTCGTGGCGGTCGTACGCACCTTTGCCGTAACACTATCGGTGTGGGTGTTAACCGCACTGGTTCTTTCTCTGAGTACCTCGTGATCCCAGCGTTTAACGCATTTAAGATCCCTGAAGGCATCTCAGACGAGCTAGCCTCTATCTTTGACCCGTTCGGTAACGCGGTACACACTGCATTGTCTTTTGACCTAGTGGGTGAAGATGTACTGATCACGGGTGCTGGTCCAATCGGCATCATGGCTGCAGCGGTAGCTAAGCACGTAGGTGCACGTCACGTTGTTATCACTGATGTGAACGAATATCGCCTAGACCTTGCTCGTCAAATGGGCGTAACTCGCGCAGTTAATGTAGCAAAAGAAGACCTGAAAGACGTAATGGCTGAGCTAGGCATGACTGAAGGCTTCGATGTTGGCCTTGAAATGTCAGGTGTTAAGTCTGCGTTCAACACTATGCTAGAAACCATGAACCACGGTGGTCGCCTTGCACTACTAGGTATCCCGCCATCAGACATGGGTATCGACTGGAACCAAGTAATCTTCAAAGGTTTGGTTATCAAGGGTATCTACGGTCGTGAGATGTTCGAAACTTGGTATAAGATGGCGTCATTGATCCAATCTGGCCTAGATATCTCGCCAATCATTACTCACCACTACAAGGTTGATGACTTCCAAGAAGGTTTCGACGTAATGCGTAGCGGTCAGTCTGGTAAAGTTATCCTAGATTGGGAATAA
- a CDS encoding LysR family transcriptional regulator, protein MKTTQLLALLPDLATYTLVVQQGNFTNAANSLAMTPSAVSKTITRLEKALAVKLIERSTRNLRITEEGEKVYEQAIQMLNAAEQAVELSSQSHTEAKGSILVSAPEALLSIVLQPLIIDFLKKYPDIQIKARAIDGSVDIQKQGIDVAFRLSEQPDEHLVLKELGETHLLLCASKPYLMKHGKPEQPSDLLNHNCLYLAETEHDNVWTFHKEDKSQSVTVSGRYAVNQAQLRFEGVKNHLGIGLFHDFVVENALEHGEVVQVLEDWTITSSYHGNILMQYAQTKYMPGRLRLFIDYISDALLPHSA, encoded by the coding sequence ATGAAAACCACCCAGCTTCTCGCTCTGTTGCCCGACCTCGCCACCTATACCCTAGTGGTGCAACAGGGAAATTTTACTAATGCTGCCAATAGCTTAGCTATGACGCCCTCTGCTGTTTCAAAGACCATCACACGACTAGAAAAAGCGCTGGCGGTAAAGCTAATTGAGCGCTCTACCCGCAATCTTCGCATCACAGAAGAGGGAGAAAAGGTGTATGAGCAAGCAATCCAGATGCTAAATGCCGCAGAACAAGCGGTTGAACTCTCCTCACAGAGTCATACAGAAGCAAAAGGCAGTATTTTGGTGTCTGCACCTGAGGCTTTGCTTAGCATAGTGCTTCAACCTCTCATTATCGATTTTCTAAAGAAGTACCCTGATATCCAGATCAAAGCGCGTGCAATTGACGGCTCAGTAGATATCCAAAAACAAGGTATCGATGTTGCGTTTAGACTCTCAGAGCAACCGGATGAGCATTTAGTACTAAAAGAACTCGGTGAAACGCACCTACTGCTGTGCGCTTCCAAGCCTTATCTGATGAAACATGGCAAGCCAGAGCAACCTTCCGATCTTCTCAATCACAACTGCCTTTACTTAGCCGAGACGGAACACGATAACGTGTGGACCTTTCACAAAGAGGATAAGTCGCAGTCGGTAACAGTATCAGGGCGATACGCAGTAAACCAAGCGCAATTGCGCTTCGAGGGTGTAAAGAATCACCTTGGCATTGGGCTGTTTCATGACTTTGTAGTGGAGAATGCTCTAGAGCATGGTGAGGTTGTGCAGGTTTTAGAAGACTGGACCATTACCAGCAGTTACCACGGCAATATCTTGATGCAGTATGCGCAAACGAAATATATGCCGGGTCGCTTACGCCTATTTATCGACTATATCAGTGATGCACTTTTGCCCCACTCTGCCTAA
- a CDS encoding EamA family transporter, whose product MSIFAISLVVFSALLHAGWNVLGKSSSGSGYSFALGASFTPFLLLSPYLYWCFTVVGFTNVGIDFWWLLLLSCLGQAVYLVCVIKAYQQGDVGMMYPIIRALPVLMVGLGTVFIGQVLTANAWVGFLILTLGCLLVPLRRTSEIRLKAYANIGVLWAFVAALGTTVYSIVDNEALHWLQHQTSGLTDKHIAIFYLGLQFLGTSTVILLWLLISGDKHELNQATKYWKRSSIAGIMMGLTYGIVLYSMTLVDNVSYIVALRQVSIVFGLFLGIWLLNEKWYLVRGLGVLLVLVGLIVALV is encoded by the coding sequence TTGAGTATTTTTGCCATTTCTTTGGTTGTCTTTTCAGCCTTGCTACATGCAGGTTGGAATGTGTTGGGCAAATCCAGTTCGGGCTCGGGCTATTCATTTGCCCTCGGCGCTTCATTTACACCTTTTCTACTTCTTTCACCTTATCTGTACTGGTGCTTCACCGTTGTTGGATTTACTAATGTAGGCATAGACTTTTGGTGGCTGTTGCTGCTGAGTTGCCTCGGGCAAGCCGTGTATTTAGTGTGCGTTATTAAAGCCTATCAACAGGGTGATGTGGGCATGATGTACCCTATCATTCGTGCACTGCCAGTGCTTATGGTTGGGTTAGGCACTGTCTTTATCGGACAAGTGTTGACTGCAAATGCTTGGGTGGGATTCTTGATACTCACATTAGGGTGCTTGTTGGTGCCACTGAGACGAACCAGCGAGATTCGATTAAAAGCCTATGCCAATATAGGGGTACTGTGGGCATTTGTAGCTGCGTTAGGGACGACGGTCTACTCTATTGTGGATAATGAGGCTTTGCATTGGCTTCAACATCAAACCTCTGGCTTAACAGATAAACACATTGCGATATTTTATTTAGGTCTGCAGTTTCTGGGCACCTCTACTGTAATACTTCTTTGGCTATTAATTAGTGGAGATAAACACGAACTCAATCAAGCCACTAAATACTGGAAGCGATCATCCATAGCTGGAATTATGATGGGACTTACCTATGGCATTGTTTTATATTCGATGACACTGGTGGATAACGTCAGTTATATTGTCGCGCTGCGACAGGTGAGTATCGTATTTGGATTGTTCTTGGGGATATGGCTTCTCAATGAAAAGTGGTATCTGGTGCGCGGATTAGGGGTGTTGCTTGTGCTAGTGGGGTTAATCGTCGCGTTGGTCTAG
- a CDS encoding glycoside hydrolase family 1 protein: MIQFPEHFHWGGAIAANQVEGSHLTDGKGLSTADMLPNGILSPHQTREERTPGIKDFAIDFYNRYPEDIALFKEMGFTCLRLSIAWTRIFPNGDDEAPNEEGLAYYERIFDELAKHDMVPFVTLSHYEMPYHLVEKYNGWSDRRVIGYFEKYARTVFERFGSKVKLWLTFNEINMSLHAPFTGVGLQEDATKQEIYQAIHHQLVANAKAVNLCHEIIPDAKIGNMLLGALNYAYTCHPDDVLAAMHENNQWLFFGDVQTRGKYPGYMLRYFRENSIEIKMLPDDLDIIASASVDFISFSYYASGCASADPMQKEVGNIVDSVPNPHLEKSEWGWLIDPKGLRILLNFLWDRYQKPLFIVENGLGAKDTVENGEIFDDYRISYLNDHLVQAHQAILDGVDLMGFTSWGPIDLVANSTAEMSKRYGYIYVDRDDEGNGELTRIKKKSFFWYQDVIASRGASLKAK, encoded by the coding sequence ATGATTCAATTTCCAGAACATTTTCACTGGGGTGGCGCTATCGCGGCCAACCAAGTTGAAGGCTCTCACCTTACTGACGGCAAAGGTCTCTCTACCGCCGATATGCTTCCGAATGGTATTCTCAGCCCACACCAAACTCGTGAAGAGCGTACACCGGGTATTAAAGACTTCGCTATCGACTTCTACAATCGTTATCCAGAAGATATCGCCCTATTCAAAGAGATGGGCTTTACCTGCCTACGTTTATCAATTGCATGGACGCGCATCTTTCCTAACGGCGACGATGAAGCGCCAAATGAGGAAGGTCTTGCTTACTACGAGCGTATCTTCGACGAACTTGCCAAGCATGACATGGTGCCTTTCGTGACATTGTCACACTATGAAATGCCGTATCATTTGGTAGAGAAGTATAATGGATGGAGCGATCGTCGCGTTATTGGCTATTTTGAAAAATACGCACGTACCGTGTTTGAACGCTTTGGTTCGAAGGTGAAGTTATGGCTTACCTTTAATGAAATCAACATGTCCCTGCACGCGCCATTCACTGGTGTCGGTCTGCAAGAAGATGCGACCAAGCAAGAGATCTATCAGGCTATTCACCACCAGCTTGTAGCAAACGCTAAAGCGGTAAACCTGTGTCATGAAATCATCCCTGATGCCAAGATAGGGAATATGCTACTGGGCGCTCTGAACTACGCCTACACCTGTCATCCAGACGATGTACTAGCAGCCATGCATGAAAACAACCAATGGCTATTCTTTGGTGATGTGCAAACACGCGGTAAATACCCAGGCTATATGCTGCGCTACTTCCGTGAGAACAGCATCGAAATCAAGATGCTTCCTGACGACCTAGACATCATCGCTTCTGCCAGCGTCGACTTTATCTCATTTAGTTATTATGCCAGCGGTTGTGCGTCGGCTGATCCTATGCAAAAAGAAGTGGGCAATATCGTCGACAGCGTGCCAAACCCGCACCTAGAGAAGAGTGAATGGGGCTGGCTTATCGACCCGAAAGGGCTACGTATCCTGCTTAACTTCCTATGGGACAGATACCAAAAGCCTTTGTTTATCGTAGAGAACGGCCTGGGTGCGAAAGATACAGTAGAGAACGGTGAGATCTTTGATGACTATCGCATCTCATACCTTAACGATCACCTAGTTCAAGCTCATCAAGCCATCTTAGACGGCGTCGATCTGATGGGTTTTACCTCGTGGGGTCCTATCGACTTGGTAGCGAACTCTACCGCCGAGATGAGTAAGCGTTACGGCTACATCTATGTAGACCGAGACGATGAAGGTAACGGAGAGCTAACCCGTATCAAGAAGAAGAGCTTCTTCTGGTACCAAGACGTGATTGCGAGTCGCGGTGCTAGCCTGAAGGCCAAATAG